Below is a genomic region from Raphanus sativus cultivar WK10039 chromosome 4, ASM80110v3, whole genome shotgun sequence.
atatacatataagagGCTAGAGAACATGAATATGTTCCACAAGTGAGTTACGTTATTTAactttaaagtatatatactatGATCGATCATACCATAATACAAATATGATACATGATTACCAACTTTATATTCGAGAACCAACCATAACCCAACATccgaacctttttttttctgttgaaaCCGAACAACACAATCTCAAAATCTCTGCCCCTCCCGATTCAACTTGAAGAAACACTAAACTTCTTCGAACTCTCTTAAAAACTGTTGTTGTTCTTGTTAGATTTTAGGTCGCATACAAGCCGTCGGAGATCAGAAGCTTCTTCTTTGAGTTTAGAGTTCTCCTTCAATACGTTATCTTGAGTTTCCAATACGCTGTTCAGCTTATCGATAAGACAGTTGTTCTCGTTGCGAAGCCTTATCACCTGAGACCAGAGTTCATCAAGATGTCTTTGTTTCCTCATCCTCGACCTCCTCGCAGATTCTCTGTTTGAAAGCATCCTCCTCTGCTTCCTCTCGTCGAGTATAATGATGCTCTGAcgatgattatgatgatgatcttCGTCGGAAGTTGAGTTGTTGCTCGTCATGACATCTTGACCGTTGGATGATGAGGAATAGTTGTTGTTGATGAGTTCGGTTAGGTAGTttaatgaagaggaagaggttGGAGACGAGGGCATGTCTATTATGTTGAACTCTGCTGGGATCGTGGTTAAGTTTTCCGGCGATAGGTATTGGAAGTAACCGGTGATTTCTGCCGGAATCATGGTCTTAGTTTGGTGTATAAGAGTGAGAGATGAATATGGATGAGTTTGTATTTGTGGCTAGAAGTTAGTTTGAAGtaagaagaggaggaagtggGGAGGGTTTTATAATGTTGGAGAGTTAGAATAAGAACGGAATCATGGAGACGTGGGTCCTACTGATTGTATTGTGTATCTAGAgcatattgtaaatttaaaaaataattctacATTATTACGTTTCGTAATTTACATAGGCAGAAGAGCAAAAAACATACATACCAAAGTAAGCCATAATTTATATAGGCAGAAGAGTTAGAAGTCAAAATTCTCATTGTTTTTGCGAAATTGGTAGACAAATAATTCCATTGAATACCAAATAAATAAACACTAAAGAACGTATTCAATTGaatgttttatatgatttatatcaaaataacaAATCTAAAGGTAATTCCTTCTCATGGGTGGGAAAAAGAAGTACCAGAAAAGTTAAATGCAAGTTTGATAGAGCAGTGGCTAATGAAGAATGGCATGCCTTATTTGGCCAGTCAGTTGTAGAATTCCTACGACTATGGGGTTCAGATCACCGGCCGGTCCTAGCACGCATTCAATCTATTTCCCGAAAGATAAGGAAAAATTTCAGATTTGACAAGAGGTGGATAGGAAAACCAGGCTTTAAAGAAGCAATAACCTCGGGGTGGGGACAGTTTGATGCAATTCCAGTTCAGAATTTTCACCAAAAAGTTACCTCATGTCGAAATAAAATCAGTTCTTGGAGAAAGAATAATCTTACAAATTCTGCCGTCTTGATtgaagaattaaaaaataaaatagatctTGCCGAAGATGATGAAAACTCTACAACAGAAGAATTGGAGGATCTAAGAAGACAACTTATTATGGCCTTTAGAGAAGAGAACTTTTTTGGGAACAAAAGAGTAGGGACCAATGGCACAAATATAGGGATAGAAACACAAAATTCCACCATGGCATCACCAAGCAAAAGAGAGCCCAAAATCGGATCATCAGTATAAAAGACAAATATGGGAATCtagtagagagagagatcgagGTGGAGAACGTGGCTGTTCAATACTTTCGAGATCTTTTCTCTACTTCCTCACCATCAGAGATAGATAATTCTCTGTGGTTCATTTCAGTGAAGGTGATCCAGGCTGACAATGGTTTACTCTTAGAGAAACAGTGAGAACAAGAAATTAGAAAAGCCCTTTTTGATATAAACCCGGATAAAGCACCCGGACCGGATGGCATGACGAGTAGATTGTTCTAGAGATTCTGGCGGGAGATGCGTCAAGATATAGTTAAACTTGTGCAAGACTTTTTCGAGACTGGCTTATTCGATCCTGCTTTGAATCAAACGAATATCTGCCTCattccaaaaaagaagaaacctcGGGATATGTCTGAATTCCGACCCATTACTCTCTGTAATGTTAGCTACAAGATTATATCTAAGCTAATTTGCAAGAGACTGAAGAGGGTTATTCCGCGTTTGATCTCAGAGACACAATCTGCCTTTGTAGCCAAACGCTTGATCACGGATAACATCCTAATAGCACAAAAAAATTTTCATGCCTTGAGGACAAA
It encodes:
- the LOC108852695 gene encoding basic leucine zipper 43-like, encoding MIPAEITGYFQYLSPENLTTIPAEFNIIDMPSSPTSSSSLNYLTELINNNYSSSSNGQDVMTSNNSTSDEDHHHNHRQSIIILDERKQRRMLSNRESARRSRMRKQRHLDELWSQVIRLRNENNCLIDKLNSVLETQDNVLKENSKLKEEASDLRRLVCDLKSNKNNNSF